The following coding sequences are from one Kallotenue papyrolyticum window:
- the urtE gene encoding urea ABC transporter ATP-binding subunit UrtE — MLELNQIAVNYGESPILRDIHLQVPSGQVVCLMGRNGVGKTTLMKSIMGLLKLRSGDIHFEGKRVTHWRTSQRARAGFGYVPQGRGIFPYLTVYENLLMGFEAAENMGRDERKAALDEVYTLFPMLKEMRHRVAGTLSGGQQQQLAFARVLIRRPKLLLLDEPTEGIQPSIMLEIEELILALRERGEISILLVEQFLDFALNVGSYFYVMETGAIVLEGDARNLDRAAAREYLAV, encoded by the coding sequence ATGTTGGAGCTGAACCAGATCGCGGTCAACTACGGGGAGAGCCCTATCTTGCGGGATATCCACCTACAGGTGCCGTCGGGTCAGGTAGTCTGCCTGATGGGCCGTAACGGCGTGGGTAAGACCACCTTGATGAAAAGCATCATGGGATTGTTGAAGTTGCGCAGCGGTGATATCCATTTCGAAGGCAAACGGGTGACCCACTGGCGGACCAGCCAGCGGGCCCGAGCCGGCTTCGGCTATGTGCCCCAGGGGCGGGGCATCTTCCCCTACCTGACCGTCTACGAAAATTTGCTCATGGGGTTCGAGGCCGCCGAGAACATGGGCCGGGATGAGCGGAAAGCGGCCTTGGATGAAGTCTACACCCTCTTCCCCATGCTCAAGGAGATGCGCCATCGGGTGGCCGGCACCCTGAGCGGAGGCCAGCAGCAGCAGCTCGCCTTCGCCCGGGTGCTGATCCGCCGGCCCAAGTTACTCTTACTGGACGAACCCACCGAAGGCATCCAGCCTTCCATCATGCTGGAGATCGAAGAGCTGATCCTGGCCCTACGGGAACGGGGCGAGATCTCCATCCTGCTGGTGGAACAGTTCCTGGATTTTGCCCTCAACGTGGGGAGCTATTTCTATGTCATGGAGACCGGGGCCATCGTACTAGAGGGGGATGCCAGGAACTTGGACCGGGCGGCGGCCCGGGAGTATCTGGCGGTGTGA
- the urtD gene encoding urea ABC transporter ATP-binding protein UrtD, producing the protein MAGPINAKAILELEGVTVSFDGFKALDGLNFRMAYGELHFVIGPNGAGKTTLLDVLTGKTRPQRGTVLFDGRVNVTRTPEHELVRQGIARKFQTPTIFPSLTVYENLEAAAGFREGVVGLMGRLDPERQARIEEVLDLVALRPRATVRAGVLAHGEKQWLEMAMLLVQEPKLLLLDEPVAGMTRAERNRTGELLQAIASRCSVLVVEHDMEFVRNFASQVTVLHLGRLLTQGPVAQVQADPRVIEVYIGRSHQTAMIAAPS; encoded by the coding sequence ATGGCCGGTCCAATCAACGCCAAAGCCATCCTGGAGCTGGAAGGGGTAACGGTCAGTTTCGACGGCTTCAAGGCCCTGGACGGCCTGAACTTCCGCATGGCGTACGGCGAGCTGCACTTTGTCATCGGACCCAACGGCGCGGGGAAGACCACTCTGCTGGACGTGCTGACCGGCAAGACCCGGCCCCAGCGCGGTACGGTCCTCTTCGATGGCCGGGTCAACGTAACCCGGACGCCAGAGCACGAGCTGGTGCGGCAGGGCATCGCGCGCAAGTTTCAGACGCCCACCATCTTCCCCAGCCTGACGGTCTATGAGAACCTGGAGGCAGCGGCCGGCTTCCGGGAGGGGGTGGTGGGCCTGATGGGGCGCCTGGATCCTGAGAGGCAGGCGCGAATCGAGGAGGTGCTGGACCTGGTGGCCCTGCGTCCCCGGGCGACAGTCCGGGCTGGGGTGCTGGCCCATGGGGAAAAGCAGTGGCTGGAAATGGCCATGTTGCTGGTGCAGGAGCCCAAGCTGCTTCTGCTGGACGAGCCGGTGGCGGGGATGACCCGGGCTGAGCGGAACCGTACTGGCGAATTGCTCCAGGCCATTGCCAGCCGCTGTTCGGTGCTGGTGGTAGAACACGACATGGAGTTTGTGCGCAACTTCGCCAGCCAGGTCACCGTCCTGCACCTGGGGCGACTGCTCACCCAGGGGCCGGTGGCCCAGGTCCAGGCCGATCCCCGGGTGATCGAGGTGTACATTGGCCGCAGCCATCAAACGGCCATGATCGCCGCCCCCTCGTAG
- the urtC gene encoding urea ABC transporter permease subunit UrtC: MDKRKLARFISQWGSFTVLMLVLLAAPLFLSDFRLIQLGKFLTFAIIALGLDLIWGYGGMLSLGQGLFFGLGAYGFAMYLKLQASGGKLPDFMFWSGLKELPWFWVPFQSPVFALAAALLVPGILAGILGYFVFRSRVKGVYFSIITQALTLLTSIWFVGQQAYTGGTNGITNLGSAQIFGHSLQSPPVQRGFYLATVVALAGVYLLCRWLTGARFGRLLVALRDNEERVRFLGYDPVRLKVVVFVLSAMIAALAGILFVPQVGIISPSSMGVVPSIEMVVWVAVGGRGTLLGAVVGALLVSYGRSYFSESYPDIWQIFLGALFIGSVLLFPQGIVGNLAAFSRRVKGLLSRRPSPAGGEAGSEPLIQVTATHAEGRS; encoded by the coding sequence ATGGACAAAAGAAAACTGGCACGGTTTATCAGCCAGTGGGGTAGCTTCACGGTCCTGATGCTAGTTCTGTTGGCGGCCCCGCTGTTCCTGTCGGACTTCCGGTTAATTCAGCTGGGCAAATTTTTGACCTTCGCCATTATTGCCCTGGGCTTGGACCTGATCTGGGGCTATGGCGGCATGTTGAGCCTGGGGCAGGGCCTCTTCTTCGGGCTAGGTGCCTATGGCTTCGCCATGTACCTGAAGCTGCAGGCCTCGGGCGGCAAGCTGCCAGACTTCATGTTCTGGAGTGGCCTGAAGGAGCTGCCCTGGTTCTGGGTGCCCTTCCAGTCGCCGGTCTTCGCCCTGGCTGCGGCCCTGCTCGTCCCCGGGATCCTGGCCGGCATCCTGGGCTATTTTGTCTTCCGCAGCCGGGTGAAGGGCGTCTACTTCTCCATCATCACCCAGGCCCTTACCCTGTTGACCAGCATCTGGTTTGTGGGCCAACAGGCCTACACCGGCGGCACCAACGGCATCACCAACCTGGGCAGCGCCCAGATCTTCGGCCACTCCCTGCAGAGCCCGCCGGTACAACGGGGCTTCTACCTGGCCACCGTGGTAGCCCTGGCCGGCGTCTACCTCCTCTGCCGCTGGCTGACGGGTGCCCGCTTTGGCCGGCTGCTGGTAGCCCTGCGGGACAACGAGGAGCGGGTTCGGTTTCTGGGCTACGACCCGGTACGGCTGAAGGTGGTGGTCTTCGTCCTCTCGGCCATGATCGCGGCCCTGGCCGGCATCCTCTTCGTGCCCCAGGTGGGGATCATCTCGCCCTCCAGCATGGGCGTAGTGCCTTCCATCGAGATGGTGGTCTGGGTGGCGGTGGGCGGCCGGGGAACCCTGCTGGGGGCCGTGGTGGGTGCGCTGCTGGTGAGCTATGGACGCAGCTACTTCAGCGAATCCTACCCGGACATCTGGCAGATCTTCCTGGGCGCGCTCTTCATCGGCAGCGTCCTCCTCTTCCCCCAGGGGATTGTGGGCAACCTGGCGGCGTTCTCCCGGCGGGTGAAAGGACTCCTCTCCCGACGCCCGTCGCCGGCCGGCGGCGAGGCGGGCAGCGAGCCCCTGATCCAGGTAACCGCTACCCACGCCGAAGGGAGGTCCTGA
- the urtB gene encoding urea ABC transporter permease subunit UrtB, which produces MDALILQAFNGISLGSILLLVSLGLAFAFGLMNVINMAHGEFIMVGAYVAYVFQLLLAPAMGGVEAGLWFLAAIPAAFLVAALLGGLMETTLVRHLYGRPLDTLLATWGVGLILQQAARSIFGAPNVNVVSPAWLNGGADIGAGFLLSYKRIFIIGLVLLVVAAMYLYLYRTSQGRRLRAVMQNREMASCLGVRSRWVDVTTFALGTGLAGVAGCALTLIGPIGPSLGTFYIVDAFMVVVLGGVGSLPGTILAATAIGVTNTVLELGTTATVGKVLVLLAIIIFLQWKPSGLAALQTR; this is translated from the coding sequence ATGGACGCATTGATTCTCCAGGCATTCAACGGCATCAGCCTGGGCTCGATTTTGTTGTTGGTTTCATTGGGGCTGGCCTTCGCCTTTGGGCTCATGAACGTCATCAACATGGCCCACGGGGAGTTTATCATGGTAGGCGCCTACGTGGCCTATGTCTTTCAGCTTTTGCTGGCGCCGGCCATGGGCGGCGTGGAGGCCGGTCTCTGGTTCCTGGCCGCCATTCCTGCGGCCTTCCTGGTGGCCGCGCTGTTGGGCGGGCTGATGGAAACCACCCTGGTGCGGCACCTCTACGGTCGTCCGCTGGACACCCTGCTGGCCACCTGGGGTGTCGGCCTGATCCTGCAGCAGGCGGCCCGCTCCATCTTTGGGGCGCCCAATGTCAACGTGGTCAGTCCGGCCTGGCTGAACGGCGGCGCAGATATTGGTGCAGGCTTCCTCCTCTCGTACAAGCGCATCTTCATCATCGGCCTGGTTCTCCTAGTCGTGGCCGCCATGTATCTCTATCTGTACCGCACCAGCCAGGGCCGGCGACTGCGGGCCGTCATGCAGAACCGGGAGATGGCCTCCTGTCTGGGGGTGCGCTCCCGCTGGGTGGACGTCACCACCTTTGCCCTGGGCACAGGGCTGGCCGGGGTGGCCGGCTGTGCGCTCACCCTCATCGGGCCCATCGGCCCGTCCCTGGGCACCTTCTACATTGTGGACGCCTTCATGGTGGTGGTTCTGGGTGGCGTGGGCAGCCTGCCGGGCACCATCCTGGCAGCCACGGCCATCGGCGTAACCAACACGGTGCTGGAGCTGGGCACCACAGCCACAGTGGGCAAGGTGCTGGTGCTGCTGGCCATCATCATCTTTTTACAGTGGAAACCTTCGGGCCTGGCCGCGCTGCAGACCCGTTAA
- the urtA gene encoding urea ABC transporter substrate-binding protein, which yields MEQHPIRAALARRPSAGRLVALLLVIALLVSACGGSSASNDAESSPAEAEPAANTPTTAAESPTGESGDTIKVGILHSLSGTMAISEVSVKDATLLAIQEINANGGVLGKQLEPIIEDGASDWPTFAEKARKLIQQDGVAVVFGCWTSASRKAVLPVFEELNGLLFYPVQYEGLEASPNIFYTGAEPTQQIIPGVDYLVNELGAQSIYLLGSDYVFPRTANLIIKAQLEHLGVTLAGEEYVPLGGTEFSTIISKIQEAQPDAIFNTLNGDSNVSFFKQFKDAGFTAETLPVMSVSVAEEEVRGIGPENIAGHYTAWNYYQTTDTPENEAFVAAYKATYGEDRVTSDPIEAGYFGVYLWKEMVEKAGSVAVDDVRAAAQSGEISFQAPEGLVKVDPENQHTWKIVRIGKINESGLIDEVWSSGEAVRPDPFLKNIEWAAGLAVRVEPATRPRGP from the coding sequence ATGGAGCAACATCCGATACGTGCCGCCCTAGCCCGGAGACCTTCCGCCGGCCGGCTGGTAGCCCTGCTTCTGGTCATCGCCCTGCTGGTCAGCGCCTGCGGCGGCTCTTCCGCTTCCAACGACGCCGAAAGCAGCCCGGCGGAAGCGGAACCGGCCGCCAACACGCCCACCACGGCCGCCGAGTCCCCTACCGGGGAGAGCGGCGACACCATCAAGGTAGGCATCCTCCACTCCCTGAGCGGCACCATGGCCATCAGCGAGGTCTCGGTCAAAGATGCCACCCTGCTGGCCATCCAGGAGATCAACGCCAACGGCGGTGTACTGGGCAAACAGCTGGAGCCCATCATCGAGGATGGGGCCAGCGACTGGCCCACCTTCGCCGAGAAGGCCCGCAAGCTGATCCAGCAGGATGGCGTAGCGGTGGTCTTCGGCTGCTGGACCAGCGCCAGCCGCAAGGCGGTGTTGCCCGTTTTTGAAGAACTCAACGGGTTGCTCTTCTACCCGGTGCAGTACGAGGGCCTGGAGGCGTCGCCCAACATCTTCTACACCGGCGCCGAGCCCACCCAGCAGATCATCCCGGGGGTGGATTACCTGGTGAACGAGCTGGGCGCCCAGAGCATCTACCTCCTGGGTTCCGACTACGTCTTCCCCCGCACAGCCAACCTGATCATCAAGGCCCAGCTCGAGCACCTGGGCGTGACCCTGGCCGGTGAGGAGTATGTGCCCCTGGGCGGCACCGAGTTCAGCACCATCATCAGCAAGATTCAAGAAGCCCAACCAGACGCCATCTTCAACACCCTCAACGGCGACAGCAACGTGTCCTTCTTCAAGCAGTTCAAGGATGCCGGCTTCACCGCCGAGACCCTGCCGGTGATGTCGGTGAGCGTGGCCGAGGAAGAGGTGCGGGGCATTGGGCCGGAGAACATCGCCGGCCATTACACCGCCTGGAACTACTACCAGACCACCGACACGCCGGAGAATGAAGCCTTCGTGGCTGCCTACAAGGCCACCTACGGGGAAGATCGGGTCACCAGCGACCCCATCGAAGCGGGCTACTTCGGCGTCTACCTGTGGAAGGAGATGGTGGAGAAGGCGGGCAGCGTAGCCGTGGACGACGTGCGGGCCGCCGCCCAGAGCGGCGAGATCTCCTTCCAAGCGCCGGAAGGGCTGGTCAAGGTCGACCCGGAGAACCAGCACACTTGGAAGATTGTGCGCATCGGCAAGATCAACGAGTCCGGCCTGATCGATGAGGTCTGGAGCTCGGGAGAAGCCGTCCGGCCGGATCCCTTCCTGAAGAACATCGAATGGGCTGCAGGGCTGGCAGTAAGGGTTGAGCCAGCGACCCGTCCCAGAGGTCCGTAG
- the ureC gene encoding urease subunit alpha, whose translation MTLQIPRRTYTDLYGPTTGDRLRLADSALIIQIEHDYTVYGDEVTFGGGKVIRDGMGQRSAALRMQALDLVITNAVVLDHWGIVKGDIGIKNGRIVKVGKAGNPDTMAGVDPELVIGPSTEVIAGEHLIVTPGAIDSHIHFISPQQVYEALSNGITTMLGGGTGPATGTNATTCTPGAWNLARMLQAAESWPVNFGFLGKGNAADPAPLAEQLEAGACGLKLHEDWGSTPAAIDSCLRVAEEYDVQVAIHTDTLNEAGFVEDTITAIAGRTIHTYHTEGAGGGHAPDIIRIAGYPFVLPSSTNPTRPYTVNTVAEHLDMLMVCHHLNPQVPEDVAFAESRIRAETIAAEDILHDLGVISIIASDSQAMGRVGEVVTRTWQTAHKMKVQRGPLAPDTDRHDNFRAKRYVAKYTINPAIAHGIAHEVGSIEPGKLADLVLWKPAFFGAKPEMVIKGGLIAWSVMGDANASIPTPQPVLYRPMFGSFGQATAPLSLTFMSQAAVAAGVPQALGLRKPVVAVTHCRGIGKADMVHNDAMPDIQVDPETYEVRVDGELLTCEPAVSLPMAQRYFLF comes from the coding sequence ATGACCCTGCAGATTCCACGGCGCACCTACACCGACCTCTACGGCCCGACCACCGGGGACCGGCTGCGCCTGGCCGACTCGGCGCTGATCATCCAGATCGAGCACGACTACACCGTCTACGGCGACGAAGTTACCTTCGGCGGCGGCAAGGTCATCCGGGATGGGATGGGGCAACGCAGCGCCGCCCTGCGCATGCAGGCCCTGGATCTAGTCATCACCAACGCGGTGGTGCTGGACCACTGGGGCATCGTCAAGGGCGACATCGGCATCAAGAACGGCCGCATCGTCAAGGTGGGCAAGGCGGGCAACCCTGACACCATGGCCGGCGTGGATCCCGAGCTGGTCATCGGGCCATCCACCGAAGTCATCGCGGGGGAACACCTGATCGTCACCCCGGGGGCCATCGACAGCCACATCCATTTCATCTCCCCCCAACAGGTCTACGAAGCCCTCTCCAACGGCATCACCACCATGTTGGGTGGCGGCACCGGCCCCGCCACGGGGACCAACGCCACCACCTGCACCCCCGGCGCCTGGAACCTGGCCCGCATGCTCCAGGCCGCCGAGTCCTGGCCGGTCAACTTCGGCTTCCTGGGCAAGGGCAACGCCGCGGATCCGGCGCCCCTGGCCGAACAGCTGGAGGCCGGTGCCTGTGGCCTCAAGCTCCACGAGGATTGGGGCTCCACGCCTGCAGCCATCGACAGCTGCCTACGGGTGGCGGAGGAGTACGATGTCCAGGTGGCCATCCATACCGACACCCTCAACGAAGCCGGCTTCGTGGAGGACACCATCACGGCCATCGCCGGCCGTACCATCCACACCTACCACACCGAAGGTGCGGGCGGCGGCCACGCGCCCGACATCATCCGCATCGCCGGCTACCCCTTCGTCCTGCCGTCGTCCACCAACCCCACCCGGCCCTACACGGTTAACACCGTGGCCGAGCACCTGGACATGCTCATGGTCTGCCACCACCTCAACCCCCAGGTGCCGGAGGACGTGGCCTTCGCCGAGAGCCGCATCCGGGCCGAGACCATCGCCGCCGAGGACATCCTCCATGACCTGGGGGTGATCAGCATCATCGCCAGCGACTCCCAGGCCATGGGGCGGGTGGGCGAGGTGGTCACCCGCACCTGGCAGACGGCCCACAAGATGAAGGTCCAGCGGGGGCCCCTGGCGCCCGACACGGACCGCCACGACAACTTCCGGGCTAAGCGCTACGTGGCAAAATACACCATCAACCCGGCCATTGCCCACGGCATCGCCCACGAGGTGGGCTCCATCGAACCGGGCAAGCTGGCCGACCTGGTGCTGTGGAAGCCGGCCTTCTTCGGGGCCAAGCCGGAAATGGTCATCAAGGGCGGCCTCATCGCCTGGAGTGTCATGGGGGATGCCAACGCCTCCATCCCCACGCCCCAGCCGGTTCTCTACCGGCCCATGTTCGGCAGCTTCGGCCAGGCCACTGCCCCCCTGAGCCTGACTTTCATGTCCCAGGCGGCGGTAGCGGCCGGCGTGCCCCAGGCCCTGGGTCTCCGCAAGCCGGTGGTGGCGGTGACCCACTGCCGGGGCATTGGCAAGGCCGACATGGTGCACAATGACGCCATGCCCGACATTCAGGTGGATCCGGAGACCTATGAGGTGCGGGTGGACGGCGAACTGCTGACCTGCGAGCCGGCGGTCTCCCTGCCCATGGCCCAGCGCTATTTCCTCTTTTGA
- a CDS encoding urease subunit beta produces MIPGEILVDEQAGPIRANAGRDTVTLLVAHTGDRPIQVGSHFHFFEVNRALRFDRRAAYGMRLNIPAGTAVRFEPGDVKEVTLTPLAGDRVVTGFNGLVQGPLDDPAVRAAALAKAAQRGFLDDSPESGVRSPESPD; encoded by the coding sequence ATGATCCCAGGCGAAATCCTTGTGGACGAGCAGGCGGGCCCCATCCGGGCCAACGCCGGCCGGGACACCGTCACCCTACTGGTGGCCCACACTGGTGACCGCCCCATCCAGGTGGGCAGCCATTTCCACTTCTTCGAGGTCAACCGGGCCCTGCGCTTCGACCGCCGGGCCGCCTACGGCATGCGCCTGAACATCCCGGCCGGCACCGCCGTTCGCTTCGAACCGGGCGACGTGAAGGAGGTCACCCTGACCCCCCTGGCCGGGGACCGGGTCGTGACCGGCTTCAACGGCCTGGTCCAGGGCCCACTGGATGACCCCGCCGTCCGGGCCGCTGCGCTGGCCAAGGCCGCCCAACGGGGATTTCTCGATGATAGTCCGGAGTCCGGAGTCCGAAGTCCTGAGTCTCCAGACTAG
- the ureA gene encoding urease subunit gamma yields MHLTPREQEKLLIFVAAELARKRQARGLKLNYPEAVAILTAEILEAARDGRTVAEIMSYGATILSREDVMDGVAEMIHEVQVEATFPDGTKLVTVHDPIR; encoded by the coding sequence ATGCATCTGACACCGCGCGAACAGGAAAAACTGCTCATCTTCGTGGCGGCCGAACTGGCCCGCAAACGCCAGGCCCGAGGCCTGAAACTCAACTACCCCGAGGCCGTGGCCATCCTCACGGCAGAGATTCTGGAAGCGGCCCGGGATGGCCGCACCGTGGCCGAAATCATGAGCTACGGCGCCACCATCCTGAGCCGGGAGGATGTGATGGACGGCGTGGCCGAGATGATCCACGAGGTACAGGTGGAGGCCACCTTCCCAGATGGCACCAAGCTGGTCACCGTCCACGATCCCATCCGCTGA
- a CDS encoding urease accessory protein UreD → MATMASTTPRTCGALALRFSRPEPQGPTRLHVQRQEPPLRVIRAFPIGEQGALAHLHNISGGVLGGDQLTVEVTVEPGAYAQLTTTGATRLYRPRPHSPPACQHTCLQVGAGGLLEYLMDPIIPFTAARYRQQTHVLLEADAGFFGWEVVAPGREASGERFAYAWLELALTIEAVEQAGASGVAGCRPIALERARLEPAPRLPASPIRLGPYLHYANFYACRVGVPHERWLALEETLADLADSLSQEGRCLWGASTLAAHGVAVRGVASQGRDLLQGLPRFWQEARRFLYGSTGEMPRKLY, encoded by the coding sequence ATGGCAACCATGGCATCCACCACACCCCGAACCTGCGGCGCCCTGGCACTGCGGTTCTCCCGGCCTGAGCCACAGGGCCCAACTCGCCTCCATGTCCAGCGCCAGGAGCCGCCCCTGCGGGTGATACGCGCCTTTCCAATTGGGGAGCAGGGAGCCCTGGCACATCTCCACAACATCTCGGGCGGGGTACTGGGCGGCGACCAGTTGACCGTGGAGGTGACGGTGGAGCCGGGCGCCTATGCCCAACTGACCACCACCGGCGCCACCCGGCTCTACCGCCCCCGACCCCACAGCCCGCCGGCCTGTCAGCACACCTGCCTGCAAGTGGGCGCTGGGGGCCTCCTGGAGTACCTGATGGATCCTATCATCCCCTTCACCGCCGCCCGTTACCGCCAGCAGACCCACGTACTCCTGGAGGCGGACGCCGGCTTCTTCGGGTGGGAGGTGGTGGCCCCGGGGCGGGAGGCCAGCGGCGAGCGCTTTGCCTACGCTTGGCTGGAACTGGCCCTGACCATCGAAGCGGTCGAACAGGCGGGAGCGTCCGGAGTGGCAGGCTGCCGCCCCATCGCGCTGGAACGGGCACGCCTGGAACCAGCCCCACGGCTACCCGCTTCTCCCATCCGGCTGGGCCCCTATCTTCACTATGCGAATTTTTACGCCTGCCGGGTGGGTGTACCCCACGAGCGTTGGCTGGCCCTGGAGGAAACCCTGGCCGACCTGGCCGATTCCTTGAGCCAGGAGGGCCGCTGCCTGTGGGGAGCCAGTACCCTGGCCGCCCACGGCGTGGCCGTGCGGGGCGTGGCTAGCCAGGGCCGCGATCTACTCCAGGGCCTCCCCCGCTTCTGGCAGGAGGCCCGCCGCTTCCTCTACGGCTCGACCGGGGAGATGCCCCGTAAGCTGTACTGA
- a CDS encoding urease accessory protein UreF, with product MLHDALNAADGAIRLLQLLHLADSALPIGGQAHSFGLETLTATGLVTPLNLETALDDYLEETGAVDAIFCRGGYRLAEGLPGATFADGWYRLNATRAALQPARESREASTALARRFLSLAQELTGHHLLAQALDVVRQQAIPLQHATTVGLVGGALSLGEDATVLAYLQQSMAALASAAQRLLPVGQHQMAAILWRLKPRMAALAQASRTAHWQQGGFTSFAPLLEVAGMRHPRLSVRLFIS from the coding sequence ATGCTGCATGACGCCCTGAACGCCGCCGACGGAGCCATCCGACTGCTGCAACTGCTGCACCTGGCCGACAGCGCCCTGCCCATCGGCGGGCAGGCCCACTCCTTCGGTCTGGAGACTCTCACCGCCACAGGCCTGGTGACTCCCCTGAACCTGGAGACGGCCCTGGACGACTACCTGGAAGAGACCGGCGCGGTGGATGCCATCTTCTGCCGGGGTGGCTACCGCCTAGCCGAAGGGCTGCCAGGGGCCACTTTCGCAGACGGCTGGTATCGGCTGAACGCCACCCGGGCCGCGTTGCAGCCCGCTCGAGAAAGCCGGGAGGCCAGCACGGCCCTGGCCAGGCGCTTCCTCTCTCTGGCTCAGGAACTCACCGGACACCACCTCCTGGCCCAGGCCCTGGACGTGGTCCGACAGCAGGCGATCCCCCTGCAACATGCGACCACGGTGGGCCTGGTGGGTGGGGCGTTGTCCCTGGGTGAGGATGCCACCGTCCTAGCCTACCTGCAGCAGAGCATGGCCGCCCTGGCCTCGGCAGCCCAGCGACTGCTGCCCGTGGGCCAACACCAGATGGCCGCCATCCTCTGGCGGCTCAAGCCACGCATGGCAGCACTGGCCCAGGCCAGCCGCACGGCCCACTGGCAGCAGGGCGGATTCACCAGTTTCGCCCCCCTGCTGGAGGTGGCCGGCATGCGCCACCCCCGTCTGTCCGTGCGCCTATTCATCAGCTAA
- a CDS encoding PadR family transcriptional regulator, whose protein sequence is MSWSTELRKGILELCVLAILDREECYGYELVQRLQAYGKLLAGEGTIYPLLARLQRQGLVETSWRESHSGPPRKYYRLSEAGHQLLLELVDEWKSLRDSVDKLLGFAHLIK, encoded by the coding sequence ATGTCATGGAGTACTGAGCTGCGCAAAGGGATATTGGAGCTTTGTGTCCTGGCAATCCTTGACCGAGAGGAATGCTATGGATATGAGCTAGTTCAACGTCTGCAAGCCTATGGTAAACTGCTTGCAGGTGAAGGTACGATCTACCCGCTTTTAGCTCGGCTACAACGGCAGGGATTAGTTGAAACGTCTTGGCGTGAGTCACATAGCGGTCCACCTCGTAAGTACTATCGGCTTTCGGAGGCTGGCCATCAACTTTTGCTTGAACTTGTTGATGAGTGGAAGTCGTTGCGTGATAGTGTTGATAAGCTTTTGGGTTTTGCACATCTCATCAAGTAG
- a CDS encoding HAAS signaling domain-containing protein, with amino-acid sequence MNDSFSDTSVQQYLHQFEQALPRYLPQREELLQEIASHIAEGIRRHEAVEQVLAELGPPEELAEQYAAELKYEHEAIRRRIVLTVVPSLIILAGYILVQPKIDLEPFRLDYVIIRWVSCISLAAGTLYLFAQRQHSQAVLWTVYALGFSFLTGGVASLPIDLAVHALLPVLSLHATTALPYPLFISVFALLIWLIIVSFITLKRPGKTILTREYLPYSVWVILPAAFFLVWMLLEISGTAVNSYLVWFMSISLLLAHLDVMHSERSWRTVSMIAALQVGIGSILACVALSRYFGIAANNQFFTPPVSIIKIILLGTPMFLLVVWRGGATFYALLKPYFSKYSGNEFPPIFPKNVK; translated from the coding sequence ATGAACGACTCGTTCTCTGACACATCTGTTCAGCAATACTTACATCAATTTGAACAGGCATTACCTCGTTACCTTCCTCAACGTGAGGAGTTGCTTCAAGAGATAGCGAGTCATATCGCCGAAGGGATACGTCGGCACGAGGCTGTGGAGCAAGTGCTGGCTGAACTAGGGCCCCCGGAAGAGTTAGCGGAGCAATACGCGGCCGAACTAAAATATGAGCATGAGGCTATACGACGCAGGATAGTTCTAACTGTCGTTCCCTCGTTAATCATTTTAGCCGGATATATACTGGTACAACCGAAGATTGATCTCGAACCGTTTCGCTTAGATTACGTGATTATCCGATGGGTGAGCTGCATCAGTCTTGCGGCTGGCACCCTGTATTTATTTGCGCAACGACAACACAGTCAGGCAGTTTTATGGACTGTATATGCCTTGGGGTTTTCTTTTCTTACAGGAGGTGTAGCTTCGTTGCCCATCGATTTGGCTGTACATGCGCTGCTGCCTGTATTGTCTCTACACGCCACTACGGCGTTACCGTATCCATTGTTCATCTCAGTTTTTGCTCTCCTCATATGGCTTATTATCGTTAGTTTCATAACCTTAAAGCGGCCAGGAAAAACAATACTAACGCGAGAGTATTTGCCTTATAGTGTCTGGGTGATACTACCGGCTGCTTTCTTTCTTGTCTGGATGCTACTTGAAATATCAGGAACGGCAGTAAATAGCTACCTCGTTTGGTTTATGAGTATCTCTTTGCTTCTGGCTCATCTTGATGTTATGCATAGTGAGCGAAGCTGGAGGACTGTGTCCATGATAGCAGCGCTCCAAGTTGGAATCGGGAGTATACTTGCTTGCGTAGCCTTGTCCAGATATTTCGGAATTGCTGCTAACAATCAGTTTTTTACTCCCCCTGTATCCATTATCAAAATCATACTTCTCGGAACCCCAATGTTTTTGCTCGTTGTATGGCGAGGAGGAGCAACATTTTATGCCTTGCTGAAACCATATTTCTCGAAATACTCGGGCAATGAATTCCCTCCGATCTTCCCCAAGAATGTGAAGTAG